CCAATTCCTCGCCCTTGATGACCTCGACCGCGCTCGTCACCTGCGTGATCGGAAGCGGCGTTTTCGTCGCACTCACGACGACCTCGCTCACTTCGAGCGGCTCGTCCGCCGGCTCCGCCCACGCCGCCGTTCCCATGCTGCCTCCGGCCCAAACCAGACTTGGAATCACGACACACCATCCCCATGACTTCATACACTCCTCCCCCATGCTCGAAGGGCTGAGCAGATCTGTCCGTCGGCTGGGTCTCCTGACTCGCGGATCGTCGCGATCCCGCGCCTTCCCGGCTTGGACGTCATTCGTCATTGGTCATTCGTCATTCGCGGGAAGTGAGAGATCTTCCCCATTCGATTGACGAGTGACGGCTGACGGTTGACGCCTAAACCAGTGGCTCTTGTGCGGGACCACTCCTCGCTTACAGTGGCGGCACCGTGAGGGCTTTGCACCCTCTTCCCCGTCCCCGACGACTTCTTCCTGACCCCCTCCTTGAAGATTGACCCAGTGACCGTACCCCTATCTTTGACGTTGAGGCGCGGGTACATGCGCCTCAGCAACGCGTCATTCGTGAACCGTCATTCGTCATTTGTTGAGAACACCCCTGTGCGTCGCATTTCCCTCCCCGTCTCGCACGGTTGACGAATGCCGGTTGACGTTCTTACGTCGGTCGTCGCATCCACGCCGGCAACGTCACCCGCGGCCGTCCGGACTCAGGATGGCGGTCGACCAGCACGTCGCATCCATAGACGGCCTTGAGCACGTCCGGCCGGATCACCTCCTCCGGCGTGCCGGCGGCGACTAGCGCTCCCTCCTTCATCATCAACATTCGATCGGCATACTGACCGGCCATGTTTAGATCGTGAGAGATCATCAGCAGGGTCAGCCCCTGTCGATCTGCCAGTCGGCGCAGGAGCGCGCTGATGTCGATCTGGTGCGGCAGGTCCAGAAACGCGGTCGGCTCATCCAGCAGCAGGACCTGCGGCGCCTGCGCCAGCGCGCGGGCGATCCAGCAGCGCTGCCGTTCCCCTCCCGAGAGGTCCGTCACGGCGCGATCCTGCAGGTGGGCGACATCCGTGGCCTCCATCGCCTCCCTTGCGATGTCGAGGTCCTCCTCATCTTCCCACCTGAACCCGGCGCGCCACGTCGATCCATGATGCGGATGCCGGCCCATGAGAACCGTTTCGAGAACGGTGAAGGGAAAGACCTGATGACTCTCCTGTGGCACCATTGCCACCGTGCGGGCGACCTCGTCCTGCGGGATCGTCGCCAGATCGCGTCCGCGCAAGCGGATGGTACCGGCCTTCGGGCGGAGGACTTTGCCCAGCAGTTTCAGCAGCGAGGTCTTGCCAGACCCGTTCGGGCCGACGATCCCGACAAATTCACCGGCTCGGATGTCGAAGGTCAGCTCTCGCACAGCCCACAGCAGCCTGTCTGGATTGTCCGCCGGATAACAAAGGCTCAAGGACCGAACTTCATACATCGGTGTCGAGGTCATGGTCTGAACGCCCGCGGTCGCAAACAATGAGTGCCGTTCATCGGCAACCGCATCCCCGTTGTGTTGCCCATCGTTCACGCCAGCCGATCCCTTCGCCAGAGCAGGAGATAGAGAAAGAGGGGTCCACCGGCGAGCGCCGTGACAATCCCCACCGGAATCTCGGTGGGTGCGAGCAGCGTCCTTGCCGCTGTGTCCGCAACCAGCAGGGCCATGCCCCCGACCAGCGCAGAGGCCGGAAACAGGAGCCGGTGGTCCGCGCCGAACAACAACCGCACGGCATGCGGGACCACCATGCCGACGAAGCCGATCATCCCGCTCACGGACACGACGGCGCCGGTCACAAGGGCCGAGGTCACGAAGAGCCGCTTCTTCACCCGCTCCGTATCGACGCCGCAGGAGCGCGCCGCCTCTTCTCCAAGGGTCATGAGGTTGAGTGAGCGCAGTTGGGTCAAGAGCAGCGCAAGCCCGACCAGGATGTAGCCCAGCAGCACGGTGAGCCCGGGAGAGACCTGCAACGTCAGGGTGCCCATCAACCAGGCCATCAAGCCGAACGATCGGTTCGGGTCCATGAGGAGGGTGGAGAACATGATCAGCGCCGAGAAGATCGCGTTCAGAATCACGCCGGCCAACAGGAGGCTGTGGATCGAGAGGCGGCCTTGGGTCGCGCCCAATCGATACACGAGCAGCAGCGACAGCAACCCTCCGGCGAAAGCGCAGAGCGGAAGCGCCGTGAGGGCCAGGAACGAGGTCCCAATGCCGAAGAGGATCGCCAGCGCCGCCCCGAACGCGGCGCCGCTCGATACCCCGACGACATAGGGATCGGCCAGGGGGTTGCGGAGCAAGGCTTGAAGCACGACGCCGACGCAGGCCAGCGACGCCCCGACGATCACGCTCAACAGGACGCGCGGCAGCCGCACGTGAAACAGGATCATGCCGCTCGTCCCGATCGACTCGCGGCCCCAGTCGCCCCGCCTGAGTGCGTGTAGGATGAGATCCGCCATCCGCTGGAGCCCGATATATTCGGTCCCGAATTGGAGACAAAGGATCATCAGCAGGATCAGTCCGGTCGTGAGCAGGCCGAGAACCCTGAACGCTCTCCTGCTCCGGCTGCCCGCGATCCGGTGGCTGCCGTCCATGGTCCGCGGCGCAGGCCGATTCGCTGGTCCGGACTGTGGTCGGGAATGCTGCTCCAGCTCCGCCATCTCCTGCGCCACGTCTCGATGGACGGACGGGCGCGGCATCATGCCGTCTGTCTGCCTCACGGTTGTGGCTCCCCGGCAAAGGCCTCCGGATGGATCGCCCGAGCCAGGGCTTCCAATCCGTCGCCGATTCTGGGGCCGGGACGGTTCAACAGATCGGACGGAACGGAACGGAGCCGGCCCTGCTGCACGGCAGAAAGATCGGGCCATCGCTTCCAGACCTGTTGCTCGCCGGGCGAGATCCCTTCCGCCTTCCCGACCGGAAAAAGCAACACCTCCGGGTCTTCCTTCAACACCACCTCCATGCTGAGGCGAGGGTATGGCATCGCCGCGTCGGCTGCGGCATTGAGCCCGCCGGCCAGACCGATCAATTCATGGATGAAACTGCCCGGCCCGACCGTGATGAGCGGATGGCTGTTCAGGACATAGAGGACACGCCGCGGCGGAAGGGCACGGACTTTGGACTTGATCGCAGCGATCTGCTGCCTGATGGCGGTCGCGACGATGTCAGCCTGAGACTCACGATGAAAGATCCGCCCGAGGGTCTGGAGATGCGCGATGATATCCGCGACGGAACCGGCCGAGAACACGAGCACCGGGATGCGCAACTGCTCGAGTGTGCCGAGCAGGTCCGCCCTCATGAACTCCCGCGGCGCCAGGATCAGATCGGGATCATGGCCGAGAAGCGCCTCAAGGCTGGGATTCGTATACCCGACTTTGGGTTTCGTGGCCGCTTGCGGAGGATAGTCGCAAAACGGCGTGACCGCGACGATCTCCCGGTCCAGGCCGATCGAGAAGAGCAGCTCGGTCAAACTGGGAGCGAGGGAGACGATGCGCGCAGCCTGGTCCGGGACAGAAACGGAACGACGGAGATCATCGACGAAGATCCGTTCAGCCGCATCAGCCGATCGAACCGCAAGGAGGAGGGTGCTCGTGAGGAGCAGCCATGCGAGGAGCGAGCGAACTGACCGTTGGTGAAGCCGGACACAGGACACAAAAAAGCCCTCGGGGCCTGCCAAAGCAATAGACCCGGAGGACTGCACCCTGCTTCTTCATCCTCACCGCATTCCCCACCCCACGGGGGAACCCTGGTCTGGTATACCGGTTAGGTCTTCTGACTTCTGGATCACCCGACTGCCCGCGTCTTCCCATTCGCCTGTGGCGAACAGTGACATCGTGCGGGAGTCGTCCCCAGTTACAGCGGCGGGACCGTGAGGGAGTCGCACCCTCTTCCCTTGAACCGGACGCTATGTCGGCCGGGACTCTAGACGGGCAGGAAGGGGGTTGTCAAGGTCGGGAGATCCGAGCCAGACGAACGGGTGTTGGAGTTCCTTCAGCGGGAGGAAGCGACCGCTAGAGAAAGAGGGCAACCCATCTTGGGGTCCTCTGGATGTCCGCCAGCAGCGCGAGAAGCATACAGTTTTTATGGTGAACCTTGATTAGACGCCCATGGAAGGCGCATACTATTGACACCCAGGCTACTTCTGTTACAGAGAAGGATGGCAGACCATGGCGAAATTGAATGTATCCATCGATGATCAGCTCAGAGAAGAACTTTTCAAGCTCGTTCCTCCGCGTCGGCGCAGTCAAGTCGTGAGTGAAGCGTTACGCAACGAACTGCTCAAACGAAAACGACAACACGCCACGGAAGTCATCAAGCATCTCAGAAAGCGAAGTGCGACCTTCAGTGGAAAAGATATCGTGGCGGCAGTGCGGAAGGAGCGAACTCGATCGGATCAATGATTATCGTCCCTGACGCGTCTGTCATTTTGAAGTGGGTGTTGGAGAAAGAGGACGAATCCGATTATCCTCAGGCCTTGCAGCTTCAACAAGCGCTCCTCGCTCAGGAGGTCGAGATTCGATTGCCGACTCTGTGGCGATACGAAGTCGGAAATGTATTGGGCCTGAAGCAGTCGGCCTTGGCTACGGAATTAATGAGCGCCCTTCTTGCCTATGAATTCGAAGAGGTTCCGCTCAGGACCGAGTACAGCCTGGCGGTGCTCGAACATATGCATGAGGTCAAGGGCGTCACTTTCTATGATTCCGCTTATCATGTCCTCGCGTTGCGCACCAAAGGACTGTATCTCACGGCCGATACGGCCTACGAAAAGCGGGCAAGACGAAAGGGCCATGTGGCGCTGCTACGGGAATGGCGAGAACCGTAATCTGCGTACGGCCCTCAACCGGGAAGAGTACGCTCCCCGCAAGGTCTCGTGTTCTGTATACCGACCCTTCGAAGGCTGACAATGAACCTCTGACTCACGGGGCACCGCCCGCCCGCGATGAACAGTGACAATGTGCGGGAGTCGTCCCCAGTTACAGCGGCGGGACCGTGAGGGAGTCGCACCCTCTTTCTTTGAACGGGACGCTATGTCGGCCGGAACTCCTAGTCGGGCGGGAAGGGGGCTGTCAAGGTCAGGGGCGACGGGAACGCCATCGGGGCAGCACGGTCGAGCCTCGCAGCGGAGAGCAGGAGGACGCACAGACCGTCCTTTCGCGACTCGATGCTCGAATACACCGACTTGGTTTTGATCGCCGAATGCTCTAGCCCGCATTATTCATGACGGTTCGTGACGAAACCGACAAGACGCCAGGCGAGACGGGCACGCGGAGCCCCAAGAGGCCGAGGCATACTTGAAACAGTATGTCGAGGCCTTGAGGGGCGAGCCTGCCCGCCAGCATACGCTGCATGCCGCATGCTGGCTCGTCGCAGCAGCGTATCGGCGGTTGCAGTAGAAGCGTTCATGAATAATGCGGACTAGCTTGCGTGCGGCGCTTCGATGACGTGAATGATTTGCGGCGCGACAAAAATTCGGTTCCGTTGCTTCCCGGTGGCTTCCTTCAGAATGCCCTTGTGGATCAACTTCTCAATGTTCAACTGCGCCGAGCGATGCGTCACCTGTAAGAGCTTTGCCGCCTGACTCGCCGTAATCGCGGGATAGGCAAACAACTGGTCGATCAAGCGAAGCTGGAGCGCCGACGAGCGAGCCGACTGGAATTCCTGACGGTAGCCCTGCCACAACTCACGCAATCGAGCAGAACGGATCAGTGCATCCCGCGACTGCTCCGTGACACCGCGAAGAAAGAACAAGATCCACTCCGCCCATTGGCCTCTCTGACTCACGGCCAGAAGGAGCCGATAGTACTCGTCGCGGTGACGCTCAAAGTACGCGCTCAAATAAAGGAGCGGCTCCGATAACGCTCCCTCTTTGCAGAGCAGGAGCGTGATGAGAAGTCGTCCGATCCTGCCATTCCCATCCAAGAACGGATGAATCGCCTCAAACTGGTAGTGGATGGCTGCGAGTCGAACAAGGAGCGGCAGCGTGGAGGACGCATGAAGATAGGTTTCGAACCGGGCGAGGGCCTGTTCCATCTCTTCGACCGGAGGCGGGACATACAGGGCCTCCATCAGAGTACAGCCGGCAGGGCCAATCCAATTCTGGGAGCGACGAAACCCAC
The DNA window shown above is from Nitrospira tepida and carries:
- a CDS encoding ABC transporter substrate-binding protein, translating into MSCVRLHQRSVRSLLAWLLLTSTLLLAVRSADAAERIFVDDLRRSVSVPDQAARIVSLAPSLTELLFSIGLDREIVAVTPFCDYPPQAATKPKVGYTNPSLEALLGHDPDLILAPREFMRADLLGTLEQLRIPVLVFSAGSVADIIAHLQTLGRIFHRESQADIVATAIRQQIAAIKSKVRALPPRRVLYVLNSHPLITVGPGSFIHELIGLAGGLNAAADAAMPYPRLSMEVVLKEDPEVLLFPVGKAEGISPGEQQVWKRWPDLSAVQQGRLRSVPSDLLNRPGPRIGDGLEALARAIHPEAFAGEPQP
- a CDS encoding type II toxin-antitoxin system VapC family toxin gives rise to the protein MIIVPDASVILKWVLEKEDESDYPQALQLQQALLAQEVEIRLPTLWRYEVGNVLGLKQSALATELMSALLAYEFEEVPLRTEYSLAVLEHMHEVKGVTFYDSAYHVLALRTKGLYLTADTAYEKRARRKGHVALLREWREP
- a CDS encoding ABC transporter ATP-binding protein, with product MNDGQHNGDAVADERHSLFATAGVQTMTSTPMYEVRSLSLCYPADNPDRLLWAVRELTFDIRAGEFVGIVGPNGSGKTSLLKLLGKVLRPKAGTIRLRGRDLATIPQDEVARTVAMVPQESHQVFPFTVLETVLMGRHPHHGSTWRAGFRWEDEEDLDIAREAMEATDVAHLQDRAVTDLSGGERQRCWIARALAQAPQVLLLDEPTAFLDLPHQIDISALLRRLADRQGLTLLMISHDLNMAGQYADRMLMMKEGALVAAGTPEEVIRPDVLKAVYGCDVLVDRHPESGRPRVTLPAWMRRPT
- a CDS encoding Fic family protein — protein: MNPTDFTDEKNGRLVKTERDYWAFVPNPLPPKLTLSWDLVNQLSDADRALSELAGTARTLPNPHLLIGPFIRREAVLSSRIEGTQASLSDLLFFEASGAVDPKVPDAREVGNYVKAMEYGLARLNKFPLSLRFIRELHERLMEGTRGEHLTPGGFRRSQNWIGPAGCTLMEALYVPPPVEEMEQALARFETYLHASSTLPLLVRLAAIHYQFEAIHPFLDGNGRIGRLLITLLLCKEGALSEPLLYLSAYFERHRDEYYRLLLAVSQRGQWAEWILFFLRGVTEQSRDALIRSARLRELWQGYRQEFQSARSSALQLRLIDQLFAYPAITASQAAKLLQVTHRSAQLNIEKLIHKGILKEATGKQRNRIFVAPQIIHVIEAPHAS
- a CDS encoding FecCD family ABC transporter permease, giving the protein MRQTDGMMPRPSVHRDVAQEMAELEQHSRPQSGPANRPAPRTMDGSHRIAGSRSRRAFRVLGLLTTGLILLMILCLQFGTEYIGLQRMADLILHALRRGDWGRESIGTSGMILFHVRLPRVLLSVIVGASLACVGVVLQALLRNPLADPYVVGVSSGAAFGAALAILFGIGTSFLALTALPLCAFAGGLLSLLLVYRLGATQGRLSIHSLLLAGVILNAIFSALIMFSTLLMDPNRSFGLMAWLMGTLTLQVSPGLTVLLGYILVGLALLLTQLRSLNLMTLGEEAARSCGVDTERVKKRLFVTSALVTGAVVSVSGMIGFVGMVVPHAVRLLFGADHRLLFPASALVGGMALLVADTAARTLLAPTEIPVGIVTALAGGPLFLYLLLWRRDRLA